DNA sequence from the Arthrobacter jinronghuae genome:
CAACCTGGGTCTCCAGGACGCGTTCAACCTCGGCTGGAAACTTGCCGGCGCGGTGAAAGGCTGGGCACCGACAGGGCTGCTGGACACGTACAACGCCGAACGGCGGCCCGTGGCGGCTGCAGTGCTCGACAATACCCGCGCCCAGTCCGAGCTGACGTCCACGGAACCGGGCCCGCAGGCGGTCCGTCGGCTGCTGGCTGAGTTGATGGATTTCAACCAGGTCAACCGGTATCTGATCGAGAAAATCACAGCGACTGGCATTCGGTACGACTTCGGTACCGGCCCCGACCTGCTTGGCCGCCGACTGCCCGACCTGCCACTGAAGGAAGGCCGGCTCTACGAGCGGATGCATGCCGGCCGCGGCCTCCTACTTGAACGGACGGGGCAACTCTCGGTGGAAGGCTGGGAAGACCGGATCGATACGGTGACCGACCTGGACCGGATGAATCCGTCCATACTGCTGCGCCCAGACGGTCATGTGGCCTGGATGGGCGACGACCAGCAGGATCTCACGCCAGCGGTAGGACGCTGGTTCGGAAACCCGGCCCCTGCGGCGGAATAACCGGCCCGAGAAAGGACCAGCCATGCCCGCGAAAGTCACCTCCTTCGCCGTCTCCCTGAACGTTCCCGCGCCGGAAGCCTCCGCAGCCTTCCTCGTCCGCCATCTTGGCTACATCGTGGAGATGGAAAACGACGGCTTTGTTTCGCTCAGACATCCGGGCGGGGGATCGAACCTCATTTTCCTGCGTACCGGCCTCTCGACGTTTCAGCCGCCGGAGGTCGCTGGACGGGCACGGGAG
Encoded proteins:
- a CDS encoding VOC family protein yields the protein MPAKVTSFAVSLNVPAPEASAAFLVRHLGYIVEMENDGFVSLRHPGGGSNLIFLRTGLSTFQPPEVAGRAREGLLLVHVVENLDEVHQQFLADGVDVVTPPETEPWGERFAQYRDPNGLIVQIVQWITGE